GCGGTGATCGCCCCGCACGGCACGGTGGACTTCTGCCCTTCCACCGTGCCGCGGCAGCCATCGACTCAGGCCGCCGCCACCGTCAATTTGGGAACGGTCGCCGGCTGATCCAGCGAAATAAAATGACTGGTACCGTGCGTTTCCACCACCTTCAGGTGCGGTTCGGCATGCTTCGCACTGCGCAGCATGGCGCCGCGATCCAGCACCAAATCGCGGGCACCGATCAGAATCACGCCATGGCTGAGGTTTCCGTACAAAGATGCATCGCGCGTCTCGATCCACGCCCGCATGGACCGGATATTGCTCAACACCACATCGAAAGATCTGGCGGAAAAATACAAACCGCGCACCAGCTCAGCCTTACGGGGATTCAGCGGCGCGAACATCCAACCGCCGAAACGTACGGTGTCGATGTGGCGCAACAGGGAAAAGTTGATAGGAAGGAGATAACGGCCCAAACCGTTGAATGCCAGCTCGAGCAAGGGGTGTCCCTTGCCACCGGGCAGCACGGGTGCTTCCAAAATCACGTCGATATCACGGAAACGCTCCGGCGCTTGGGCCGCCGCCTCCAGGATCACGGCGCCACCCCTTGAGTGGCCATGGGCGCGAACGCTCTCACCGCTGACCAAATGCGTTAGCGCCAGATTAAACACGAAGGCGTCGTGTTCAATGCTACCCACCGGATACGGATTTTCACTTTGCGCCCAGGGCGCCTGGTGGGGTGCCTGACTCCGATCCGGGCAGTGGTAACCACTGTTATTGATCAAAACCAGCTCCACGGTCGGATCCATATAGAGCGCTGTAAAGTACCGAAAATCTTCGAGAAAACCATGGACCGCAATCACTGACCGACGGGGCTTGCCTTGCGCCGCCCGATAGCCGATCACCGAATCACCCACTTGATAAATCGCGCCATCGAACGGCTCGTGATTCACCGCCTTAAGTGGTCGCTTCAGCAACCACGTCCGCAGCCCGTGAGTCCCGACCAAGGCCGCAATAAGCAGTAGCACCCAATACATATCTATCCCTCCCGACCACAGGCCCGTGTTAAGGCATGCCCCGCGCCGGTGGGCTCCCTGCCGGCCCGTAGACCAGCAGCGCATTCCCCGGCGCCTCACTGAACAATCCGTACCCGGAATTCACAATCAGTTGCCGACCCGCGACAATGGCGCCCCCG
This window of the Pseudomonadota bacterium genome carries:
- a CDS encoding alpha/beta hydrolase — its product is MYWVLLLIAALVGTHGLRTWLLKRPLKAVNHEPFDGAIYQVGDSVIGYRAAQGKPRRSVIAVHGFLEDFRYFTALYMDPTVELVLINNSGYHCPDRSQAPHQAPWAQSENPYPVGSIEHDAFVFNLALTHLVSGESVRAHGHSRGGAVILEAAAQAPERFRDIDVILEAPVLPGGKGHPLLELAFNGLGRYLLPINFSLLRHIDTVRFGGWMFAPLNPRKAELVRGLYFSARSFDVVLSNIRSMRAWIETRDASLYGNLSHGVILIGARDLVLDRGAMLRSAKHAEPHLKVVETHGTSHFISLDQPATVPKLTVAAA